The following is a genomic window from Oscarella lobularis chromosome 2, ooOscLobu1.1, whole genome shotgun sequence.
CAGTAACCGAATCCGCTACTGTGACTACAAAAATCTGCTCATTGCCAAGCGTGCGTTTTTGTACAGATGTGACAGTGGAGTTAAGCTTCACTCTGTCAAAGCAGATCAAGGCCTTATAGTTAACTTCATTAGCTTGATTTACTGGCTGTTTGCATAACCGGCAAAACGATCGGCAAGATTTATGGGAATTGTCTGCATGCCATCGTCAGGTGACCTGTATCCAGTGGAAAGCGACGTGTCGTTACCGACGCCGAGCAGATTTCCTGCAACACCGGGATTCTGAGGAAACATGTACGTGTACCCGTTGCCGTCCTGGAAATAATTGTGAGCGTCAGCACTCGCATTGGCCAAAGCAAAAACATTAGCTTGCCTAAGCAAAGACGACAATCAAAGTTACGGACGTATTTGTGCGTCTGCTCTTACCCATAATAATATAAGGGATCGCCGTAGACGGTGTAAGCCTGATCAGGTGGCTTGTTCCAATCGGACGGACGAACAGTGGCGTAATAATATTTCCTGACAATTCCTCGCATCACTAcaattttttgaaagtgtTTACATAGTACTTACGACTGAAGTGCATTTGGCACCTGATGCTCCTCATCCTCCTTCAAGTTATAGGGCAGTTTTGCCGTTGTCAGATCTTTTTGCtgcacgaaaacgtcgcgcaGCAAGTAGggtcgattttcgttttcctcgtcCATTTCGAAGACTCTAGTACTTATGCCCAAATCGTTGATGACTTGCGCCATGAGCGGCTGAGCGTCAGGAATGTAGCGCATGCCGCCGACTTCAGCTACATAATAATCGATGCCCGGTATTCGAACGGAATGAAGGCGACCGCCTATACGATCGTTGGcctcgagaagaagaatcttTTTATCGGTCAGCGAGTTGttctgacgaagacgatagGCCAAATAGGTACCGGACGGCCCACCtccgacgatgatgacgtcttGGATGTCGGCGGGATCGGTGCAGAGACAGTCCGAGTCGTCgtacgtcgcgtcgaaggTACCACTTTTAGTAGGGGCGTCGTtggcgtcgtctttttctctcgttgcCACAATgggaatgacgacgaggatgatgatgacgcaGCAGGCCAGAGCGACTCCCAAAATGATCGTGGTCATTTGATATTTTCGTATGTCTCGTCTCGACGTTTGACGCgagtcgtcctcgtcgttgtcgttgagTTTCTCCATCGCTCAATAGGATGCGCACCAGTCGAGGTGAGGAAATGAATAGATGAGGAAAAACAGGCCGGGGGGAGGTGCGATCGACCGGACATCTGCATCTCCTAGGGAAGTGACGCGAGGCGGCAGTCTGCTAGGCGATGCTAAAAGGCGTGGACTGTTCCTTGGAGATGCGGTTTTGGTCATTACTGTAGTGACATTTCTCCATATGCTGTAGTACGTCATCCTTCACTTCCACTTTCTCCCACTCCTTTTTACCTACAAGTAATAAACATTTAGTAGAGACGTTTGATTTCCACAAGGACAGCTGCAACCGATAAAACAatgacaacgacaacgacaagcAATACAGACAGTCAAACGTTCAACAGCGgctgtcgttcttctttcaaagATGAATCGAGCGTCTTTTGCGTTTGACGTTTTGGAAGAGAGACGTCTGGGAAAACTTATCCTTCAGCAAATCCTCGACGCTTTCGAAAGCTCCCTCTACCCAGCCTTGGTTATTGGAGTAAGCTGAGCCAACGATGAAGACCTCCTGTTCAGGATCCAATTGAGTGATGTCCTTCATCACTTCGCTGACATTGTAGCCAGCCTTCCACATGTGCCACGCTTCGCCTTAGGTATAACAAGTATTTAGGAATAGAACAAGCCCTGCTGCCGTACTTGGCATGTTTGGTCCATAGTTGGGAACGTCGCTGGGCACTGTGTCGTGATTCCAATACATCACTACACCTTGTACCGGTTTGCCAATAACGTCCTCAGTTGTGTTGTGATTGATAGCGATCTGTCTGACAGCTTCGTTGACCAATACGTCGTTCATCTGATAAAGAAAATCCATTGTTCCAGGATAGCGAGAAAATTTGCGATCGGTCAGAGAGCCCCAGAATTCGGCGTTCTGTCCGTCGTTGTACGCCATAACGAGAGATGACCCGGAACCGGTCGGCGGAGTGAAGTAGAACGTCTGACGCGTTTGCAGACTCGATATGGTTCTTCCCTTGGTCAAGTTCAGATACAGGAGCTCGGAATCTCTCCACCAAGGTttcgaaaagacgagaaagtATTTCGCTGCTTTGTGAGAGGCAACAGCGTCGACCAAATGAGCGTTGGGTGACATCCGAAGTGGATCCCAATTAATTCTCTTCAATTGGGATCGAGTAAGGGCAAGAACGACTTTTCTTCCACAGTAGTTTGTCTGAAGAAGTCGGCACTATGAAACTCGTGCACACTCACATTTACGTCACGATACCTTTTCTCCAGTAACCGAATCCGCTACTGTGACTACAAAAATCTGCTCATTGCCAAGCGTGCGTTTTTGTACAGATGTGACAGTGGAGTTGAGCTTCACTCTGTCAAAGCAGATCAAGGCCTTATAGTTAATTAACTTCATTAGCTTGACTTACTGGCTGTTTGCATAACCGGCAAAACGATCGGCAAGATTTATGGGAATTGTCTGCATGCCATCGTCAGGTGACCTGTATCCAGTGGAAAGCGACGTGTCGTTACCGACGCCGAGCAGATTTCCTGCAACACCGGGATTCTGAGGAAACATGTACGTGTACCCGTTGCCGTCCTGGAAATAATTGTGAGCGTCAGCACTCGCATTGGCTAAAGCAAAAACATTAGCTTGCCTAAGCAAAGACGACAATCAAAGTTACGGACGTATTTGTGCGTCTGCTCTTACCCATAATAATATAAGGGATCGCCGTAGACGGTGTAAGCCTGATCAGGTGGCTTGTTCCAATCGGACGGACGAACAGTGGCGTAGTAATATTTCCTGACAATTCCTCACATCACAATTTTTAATGTTTACAGACTACTTACGACTGAAGTGCATTTGGCACCTGATGCTTCTCATCTTCCTTCAAGTTATAGGGCAGTTTTGCCGTTGTCAGATCTTTTTGCtgcacgaaaacgtcgcgcaGCAAGTAGggtcgattttcgttttcctcgtcCATTTCGAAGACTCTAGTACTTATGCCCAAATCGTTAATGACTTGCACCATGAGCGGCTGGGCATCAGGAATGTAGCGCATGCCGCCCAATTCAGCTACATAATAATTGATGTCCGGTATTTGAACGGAATGAAGACGACCGCCTATACGATCATTGGcctcaagaagaagaatcttTTTATCGGTCAGCGAGTTGttctgacgaagacgatagGCCAAATAGGTGCCAGCCGGACCACCGCCGACAATGATGACGTCTTGAACGTCGTTGGGATTCGTGCAGAGAATATCGTTCGACGAACCGCAGGATTGGTTTAAGGAAATAGGACCGTTTTCTCCCTCGCTGTCAGCGTCTCTTGTCGCCAAAATCGGAATGACGACAGCAAGGACAATGACGCAACATAGAAGGCCAACTCCCAAAATGATGGCCAGCGTTCGGTAGCCTTTTGTCTCCATACTTCGTCACAGTTGTGAGTGAGCGTGTCAACACGAAAACGTTGCTAGGTAGGACAGCGCAGATGCTCGGCGTCTTTCTCTGCAATCTTGGCTATAACTAATTAAATCATGCATAACGTCATCTTTCTGCTATATAGCCATAGATACCATATCCCTGGAAACCTCACGTCAAAAATTACAGTCAAGTGAGCAAAATTGATAAAAACAATAGGAAATCGTGATCGTGAGCAGATAGCGGGTCATTGAACGATACAACAATCCAACCGTGGATCGACGTTTCAAATGTCTGAAAGGCGTCGATCGTAGTGGCGAAGGGGACCCCATCGAACCAGTCCAGGATAATGATCATTCAGACTGTGATGAAGCTCTTCAGCGTGCTTCCGATCCTTGGTCTCAACAATGCATTTTATCTAAACAGTCCCATAGAAAAAATCCTAAACAAGTTACAATTCTTACGTCAACACCGTAGATGTCTGAATAAAGCCAAGCCCTCTCGTGAAAAATGTCTTTAATACTATACATAATAAATCCCTTATTTTCAAACTTTCTATGGATAGGTAGACGTACCTGACTCCTAACGCGGCGAGAAGCGCTGTAAGCTTAGCACAGCCACCGGGAGTATCTTGAACTCTCACAACAAAACAACACAGACGCCCGTCGGAAGCGAGCCCTCGCTCCAGACATCGACCCAATATCGTCGTATCAATATTTCCTCCGCACAACGGTATCACGACTCTAATAAGTGAAATATTTGAGTAGATATGCACACTTTCCACGTGACATGCTTTTTGCCCTTGAGTTCCGGTACTAGGCCGGCTAGCACGGCGGCGAAGCCAGTGGCACCGGCACCTTCGACGACCGCCTTTTCGTGCTCGACCAAACGCAAAATGGCAAGAGCAATGAAATCCTCACTGCGGAGAAAAGGCTCCCGTCGTAGTTCTATGTGCTCATACAGTAGCTCTTACCTAACTGTCAGCATTTTATCAATGAAGGGCTGTGCGGTTGCCAGTGCGTTTGTCCCAACAACGGGGACAGCTAGacctgagaaaagaaaaggcgactGTCAGTCAGAGATCTCGGTCTCTATGCGACTGCGTACCGTCAGCTAACGTTGGAAGCGTTTCTACTTTGACTGGACGTCCTGCTCGAAGTGCAGCGGAAAAACTAGGACAATTCTCACTTTCCACTCCCTTGATTTTAgtagagaaaacgtcgtcattcaTGAATGAACCAACACTCTGGCGGTTACATACTACTATGATGACGTCTGGCTTCAGGGTTTTCAGCGCGAGAGAGGCGCCGGCAATGAGACCGCCACCGCCAACCGGAATAATGACAGCATCGACGTCAGGCACTTGATCGATGATTTCGAGTCCTATCGTTCCCTGTCCAGCCAATATAGAATGATCATCATAACTAGAAGAGCACACAGTACGTAAGAGTGGCGTTTGGAgtctttttcttgctctAACCCATTCACGTATCGcatgtttttctctttgccaaTCTTCATAGCGTGCGTTTTACTTTCTCCTATATGACTGCCATGCATGATGACGTTGGCGCCGCAGTCGCGACACGCCGACACTTTCATGATGGGAGCGAGCTCGGGCATGACGACGGTCACAGGCACGCCAAGATCGCGACCGTGGTAGGCCAGAGCGAGGGCGTGATTGCCAGCAGATGCTGCTATGACACCACAATTCTTTTGctcctgagaagaaaatgtaAGGAATAATAGTAAGTAGCCTCTAAGACTTTTCCGTGATCCACGTCCCTAGATTGTACTCACTCCAAGAATGTCTTTCTTAGAGGGAGTGCCATCTCTAGGGACGTGCACTGGTTTATATAAAAGTCAAATGCCTTAGTTAGTTGCTTGAGAGTGTTTCGTGctcctctttctttgaaACTGAAGGCAATTAGGTcaattaatatttaattagattGGAGCAGCCTACCTTCCGGTGTACTGCATGAAATCTTTTTTGAAGTAGAGTTCCATGCCAAGAGAGTCGGAAAGATGAGAACGCTAACCACAATCTGCGGtttcaaagaaaaatccGAGGAGGACTTCTCATTTTTAACGTCACCTCGCAAACGGTCTTCGGCACGCGATCCTTGATGCGATAAGCCGCCGCTGTGACGTCTTCAAACGTGATTCGATACGGCGCGGCGTTTTGGGCTGTCTTTTCGGGCGAAGACACAACGGTTTCCCCGTCCCGTTTCATCGACGATGTTTCCGATTGTTTAGCGTCTCCCATGAGCATCGGCTAAGGAAAAACAGAGGCCAGGTATCGAAGATCCGGAACAATAgtgtctgacgtcaccgccTCATCGTAGTCTGTCTCGGTGCCCGTATTTCACTCCtaaattcttttgtttgtGTGTCACAGTACCTTGATGAATCACGAAGGCTAAGTAGGCTGAACGAAAGCTGGAGTGGTATCAGCAGAAGCGACCAAGCAAGCTCTACACCGACTAGACACGGGTAATCTTGACCATGTTCGTAGAACAACGTGTACTACAGACCACTGCTAGTAAACTACTGGACCCTAGTAGTATACCACGAAAGTGAGCCATACAACAACCCTTTTTTAAACgagattttttctcaggCCAATGATTTCATATATTTTGCCCCAGAAGACTCTAGTACATTTATTACGGATTTGTAGTCAAAGTTTTCCGGatcaaaattaaattgacggaCCAATGACCATTGAAAGGAACTTGAAACATAAAAGAAGGAAACCAGATTTGCTAAAAATTGAGCTTTGAGACCATCCTAAAGCAGGACTGACAAATGAATCAAAAATAGGCAAATTGAAATACCAGTTGTAGAGAATAGTCTCCGCGCATTAGCACAATATCTAGAGGTGATAAACATTCAAGAGGAGTCACAACACAACCACAGTGAGTATGTACCCTTGCTCTCTTTGAATTCTGGGTAATGAGTTATGCTTAGAGCAGCGGTggagttttctttcctttgctaAAATTGCTCTAGTCGCCTAACTGTGCAGGCGCAAAaatctatttaattaattaacctggAACTGCTGAAGATGAGTAAAGTAGCATAAGTGGCCACTGAATTCTCCATAGTAGAACTCGTATCCCGTGTGAATAGGGCAAGGATACACAAACTGCACAAACAGTATCAAAATTaataatctttaattatttaaaaaagcGAGCATCAACTCGAGGGCAAAGCTGAGTCTTTGCAAAAATCTCATCGTAGGTTCTGCTCTAAGACACATAAACACAAATCAGGTTTCTCGAATAAATACCTATTTCAATTTTGCTATTTACCGGTATTACAGCACTGATACAGTCTTTGTCATGATGGTATTGCTTccacaactgcagaagaaaaacagtaGTTTAGACGTAAAAACTCCAAACAACTGATCACCTCACTGATTTCTTCAGCAGACTTATCTTCTACGAGATCCACACGAAGTAGAGCGGAGAGTGACTggcgagagagagacgtgaaagacgcttttcttctcgtttgaTTTCTTACTTTTTGGCTGTAGTTTGATCGTATACTAAAGCCAAAACGTCTCAAAGGTAGTCTCCCAGACcaacgaaagagagaaacgagCCGTTCCATTAACATTAACGCACGCTAGTAACCAGAAAAACGGCACataacaaaataaaaattatatagtcatataaaaataattttaatcatcttgttctttttttatcaCTAGCTTGAACGGTCTGTAGTACGTAATCACGCTTCTTCTTCCGAACTGCTATGATAAGGAGAACTCCTAGTAGTGCCATGCCAGATGACTCCAGTAGAAAAACGGTAAATCCATGCCATCGTCTATACATCGCTTCTAAAATCAATGGTCCAATTAGACCTGCCAAGCCAAACGACGGAGAAAACATTCCCGCTGTAACCGTCGCCTCCTCAGCGTCCCAAATTTCAGCAATCAAGGCAGGAAGAGTCGACTTGGGCGCAGAAAAGCAAGCCATGAACAGAGCATAGAAACAGATTGCCACGTACCGTACCGACACAACATCGACGCCATAGATAATGAAAATCGTGATCAACGCCAGGCTGAGCGACTGCAGTGAAGCAGTGACGACCCAAAGATTCTTAATCCCCACTCGATCGGATATGAAGACCCACAGAATGCGAGCCGCTGTATAGGCAGCCATGACAATGGTCAAGAGCTGGTGAACAGCCTTTGAACTCTCCGTATGCCATATGACCTCGAGAAAGTCCTGTTGTCGACTAATCAGACCGAACCCAGCCATCATGATAATAAATCGGCCGACGAACAAGAGAATGAAGCGCCACGACGTCACACGTCCCCACACGACTTTAGACGACTcgcgcttttctctcttGTCGTCTTTTGGCGATCGCCGCGGAATTTTCACCGGCGTTGCCAAGACAAtcgcaatcgtcgtcgtcaagacaaCGAAGATGCCGacgatgaaaaaaatcgtcgccgcgtcgaggACCCCGTCGCTATGGAGACGCTGCGCGAATAGAAAGTATTGACCGTAGCCGATCgatccgacgccgacggccGCCGAAAAGACGCTCGCGGCGAAGCCGTGACGTCGCGGAAAGGCGGCGATGAGCGAATCGAGCCAGGCGAATAGGAGAAAGTTCACTCGTatgccggcgacggcgaatagGGCGACGTAGGCGatttcggcggcgagacCGCAttgggagacgacgacgccgcacAGGCCGTAGGTGAGAGCGCCGAGgacgagcgcgacgacgagcgacggacGCAAGCCGATTCGCTTTACGATTCGACTGTTGACGACGCCGGAGAGAGCGCCGATGCCGAGCGCGA
Proteins encoded in this region:
- the LOC136183508 gene encoding L-amino-acid oxidase-like: METKGYRTLAIILGVGLLCCVIVLAVVIPILATRDADSEGENGPISLNQSCGSSNDILCTNPNDVQDVIIVGGGPAGTYLAYRLRQNNSLTDKKILLLEANDRIGGRLHSVQIPDINYYVAELGGMRYIPDAQPLMVQVINDLGISTRVFEMDEENENRPYLLRDVFVQQKDLTTAKLPYNLKEDEKHQVPNALQSKYYYATVRPSDWNKPPDQAYTVYGDPLYYYGQANVFALANASADAHNYFQDGNGYTYMFPQNPGVAGNLLGVGNDTSLSTGYRSPDDGMQTIPINLADRFAGYANSQVKLNSTVTSVQKRTLGNEQIFVVTVADSVTGEKTNYCGRKVVLALTRSQLKRINWDPLRMSPNAHLVDAVASHKAAKYFLVFSKPWWRDSELLYLNLTKGRTISSLQTRQTFYFTPPTGSGSSLVMAYNDGQNAEFWGSLTDRKFSRYPGTMDFLYQMNDVLVNEAVRQIAINHNTTEDVIGKPVQGVVMYWNHDTVPSDVPNYGPNMPSEAWHMWKAGYNVSEVMKDITQLDPEQEVFIVGSAYSNNQGWVEGAFESVEDLLKDKFSQTSLFQNVKRKRRSIHL
- the LOC136183512 gene encoding L-threonine ammonia-lyase-like; protein product: MLMGDAKQSETSSMKRDGETVVSSPEKTAQNAAPYRITFEDVTAAAYRIKDRVPKTVCERSHLSDSLGMELYFKKDFMQYTGSFKERGARNTLKQLTKEQKNCGVIAASAGNHALALAYHGRDLGVPVTVVMPELAPIMKVSACRDCGANVIMHGSHIGESKTHAMKIGKEKNMRYVNGYDDHSILAGQGTIGLEIIDQVPDVDAVIIPVGGGGLIAGASLALKTLKPDVIIVGVESENCPSFSAALRAGRPVKVETLPTLADGLAVPVVGTNALATAQPFIDKMLTVSEDFIALAILRLVEHEKAVVEGAGATGFAAVLAGLVPELKGKKVVIPLCGGNIDTTILGRCLERGLASDGRLCCFVVRVQDTPGGCAKLTALLAALGVSIKDIFHERAWLYSDIYGVDIKCIVETKDRKHAEELHHSLNDHYPGLVRWGPLRHYDRRLSDI
- the LOC136183827 gene encoding L-amino-acid oxidase-like, which translates into the protein MEKLNDNDEDDSRQTSRRDIRKYQMTTIILGVALACCVIIILVVIPIVATREKDDANDAPTKSGTFDATYDDSDCLCTDPADIQDVIIVGGGPSGTYLAYRLRQNNSLTDKKILLLEANDRIGGRLHSVRIPGIDYYVAEVGGMRYIPDAQPLMAQVINDLGISTRVFEMDEENENRPYLLRDVFVQQKDLTTAKLPYNLKEDEEHQVPNALQSKYYYATVRPSDWNKPPDQAYTVYGDPLYYYGQANVFALANASADAHNYFQDGNGYTYMFPQNPGVAGNLLGVGNDTSLSTGYRSPDDGMQTIPINLADRFAGYANSQVKLNSTVTSVQKRTLGNEQIFVVTVADSVTGEKTNYCGRKVVLALTRSQLKRINWDPLRMSPNAHLVDAVASHKAAKYFLVFSKPWWRDFELMYLNLTKGRTISSLQTRQTFYFTPPTGSGSSLVMAYNDGMNAEFWGSLTDRKFSRYPGTMDFLYQMNDVLVNEAVRQIAINHNTTEDVIGKPVQGVVMYWNHDTVPSDVPNYGPNMPSEAWHMWKAGYNVSEVMKDITQLDPEQEVFIVGSAYSNNQGWAEGAFESVEDLLKDKFSQTPLFQNVKRKRRSIHL
- the LOC136183511 gene encoding ATP synthase mitochondrial F1 complex assembly factor 1-like; translated protein: MLMERLVSLFRWSGRLPLRRFGFSIRSNYSQKSLSALLRVDLVEDKSAEEISELWKQYHHDKDCISAVIPSRTYDEIFAKTQLCPRFVYPCPIHTGYEFYYGEFSGHLCYFTHLQQFQQRKENSTAALSITHYPEFKESKDIVLMRGDYSLQLDGLKAQFLANLVSFFYVSSSFQWSLVRQFNFDPENFDYKSVINVLESSGAKYMKSLA